Proteins from a single region of Starkeya sp. ORNL1:
- a CDS encoding carbohydrate-binding family V/XII has protein sequence MLKPSVRRAALLALTTALSTPALLSIPAFAQGTPPAAAQAPAASAPGQQAAAALAWPRSFDIGDSQLQIYQPLVETWNGDQLTGRAAIAVGPKTGNPTYGIAHFTARVAVDKAAKLAQLTNIDVVKVDVPTAPGQDTTLMSALQSRIPPQGMTVALDHLMTSYAASQSLSKQLSQPVDNTPPKIVFTPNPTLLVLISGKPALQPLNGVTGFQRVINTRPLILLDASGVYHLQAAGTWYEATAIDGSWVVTAAPSPSLEAAGSTANYEEAAESMLPADGKKPAQPPAVVVATTSTEVVVTSGQPQMVPVDGTSLLRMSNADHAVILDPSNNNYYVLISGRWFRGRDLKGPWDFVPGASLPSDFAKIAATDPAANVLVSVPGTPQAKEARIAATIPQTASVARNTDLNLQYDGGTAKFVPIQGTILSYAENTRIPVIRLAPDRYYAVFQGAWFVSQTPAGPWVIADVVPAAIYTIPTSSPLHYVTYVRIYASTADAVVVGYTPGYFGVVLAPGGTVVYGTGYNCVGYIGTYWYGCPATYGYNAAFAWTEGFAFGFAAGFAWGAYSPWWGPYWGHGPWGGPWASINVNQTNIYGRWGGYATVNHAWGYNAWNGNEWSARNWDGTTGRGTAFEGRSAAAFNPWTGNYAAGREGQHYNPATGAWGGSRAGIEGNVNSGNFDAGRQSAGYNPTTGTGHASETGISDNNGKVSVDSKGVAGNAKTGNAVAWNNGKVYTDHDGTIHQYSNDNGWQKQTIDGWQKDTDADQIGRLDNQRQYQDMGDQRVDNFARSGGYDDFGGGDRGWGGDDRGGGGGWGGGDRGFGGGGFGGGGFHGGGFGGGGFRR, from the coding sequence GCCCGCCGCCGCGCAGGCGCCCGCAGCTTCCGCGCCCGGCCAGCAGGCCGCCGCCGCGCTCGCCTGGCCGCGCAGCTTCGATATCGGCGACAGCCAGCTCCAGATCTACCAGCCGCTGGTCGAGACCTGGAATGGCGACCAGCTCACTGGCCGCGCCGCCATCGCGGTCGGGCCGAAGACCGGTAACCCGACCTATGGCATCGCCCATTTCACCGCGCGCGTTGCGGTCGACAAGGCGGCCAAGCTGGCGCAGCTCACCAATATCGACGTGGTGAAGGTCGATGTGCCGACCGCGCCGGGGCAGGACACCACGCTGATGAGCGCGTTGCAGTCCCGCATCCCGCCGCAGGGCATGACGGTCGCGCTCGATCATCTGATGACCAGCTATGCCGCCTCGCAGTCGCTGTCGAAGCAGCTGAGCCAGCCGGTCGACAACACGCCGCCCAAGATCGTCTTCACCCCGAACCCGACGCTTCTGGTGCTCATCTCCGGCAAGCCGGCGCTCCAGCCGCTGAACGGCGTGACCGGCTTCCAGCGCGTCATCAATACCCGCCCGCTGATCCTGCTCGACGCCTCCGGAGTCTATCATTTGCAGGCCGCCGGCACTTGGTACGAGGCGACCGCCATCGACGGCAGCTGGGTGGTCACTGCCGCGCCGAGCCCCTCGCTCGAAGCCGCGGGCAGCACTGCCAATTATGAGGAAGCGGCCGAGAGCATGCTGCCGGCCGACGGCAAGAAGCCGGCACAGCCGCCGGCGGTCGTGGTCGCCACCACGTCGACCGAAGTTGTAGTGACCAGCGGCCAGCCGCAAATGGTGCCGGTCGACGGCACCTCGCTGCTGCGCATGAGCAATGCCGACCACGCCGTGATCCTCGATCCGAGCAACAATAATTACTACGTGCTGATCTCCGGGCGCTGGTTCAGGGGCCGCGACCTGAAAGGGCCGTGGGACTTCGTGCCCGGCGCCAGCCTGCCCTCCGACTTCGCCAAGATCGCCGCCACCGACCCGGCGGCGAACGTGCTGGTCTCGGTGCCCGGCACGCCGCAGGCGAAGGAGGCGCGCATCGCCGCCACCATCCCGCAGACCGCGAGCGTCGCCCGCAATACCGATCTCAATCTTCAATATGATGGCGGCACGGCGAAGTTCGTGCCGATCCAGGGCACGATCCTCAGCTATGCGGAGAACACCCGCATCCCGGTAATCCGCCTGGCGCCGGACCGCTATTATGCGGTGTTCCAGGGGGCCTGGTTCGTCTCGCAGACGCCGGCCGGGCCGTGGGTCATCGCCGACGTCGTGCCGGCGGCGATCTACACCATCCCGACCTCCTCGCCGCTGCACTACGTCACTTATGTGCGGATCTATGCCTCGACCGCGGATGCGGTGGTGGTCGGCTATACGCCCGGCTATTTCGGCGTGGTGCTGGCGCCCGGCGGCACCGTGGTCTACGGCACCGGCTATAATTGCGTCGGCTATATCGGCACCTACTGGTACGGCTGCCCGGCGACCTATGGCTATAACGCCGCCTTCGCCTGGACCGAGGGCTTTGCCTTCGGCTTCGCGGCCGGCTTCGCCTGGGGCGCCTATTCGCCCTGGTGGGGTCCCTATTGGGGCCATGGGCCCTGGGGCGGGCCGTGGGCCAGCATCAATGTGAACCAGACCAACATCTATGGCCGCTGGGGCGGCTACGCCACCGTCAACCATGCCTGGGGCTACAATGCCTGGAACGGCAATGAATGGTCGGCGCGCAACTGGGACGGCACCACCGGGCGCGGCACTGCCTTCGAGGGCCGCTCCGCCGCCGCCTTCAACCCGTGGACCGGCAATTACGCCGCCGGCCGCGAGGGCCAGCACTATAATCCGGCGACCGGCGCCTGGGGCGGCTCGCGCGCCGGGATCGAAGGTAATGTGAATAGCGGCAACTTCGATGCCGGCCGGCAGTCCGCCGGCTACAACCCGACCACCGGCACCGGCCATGCCTCGGAGACCGGCATCTCCGACAATAACGGCAAGGTCAGCGTCGACAGCAAGGGTGTCGCCGGCAATGCCAAGACCGGCAATGCCGTCGCCTGGAACAACGGCAAGGTCTACACCGACCACGACGGCACCATCCACCAGTACAGCAACGACAATGGCTGGCAGAAGCAGACCATCGACGGCTGGCAGAAGGACACCGACGCCGACCAGATCGGCCGGCTCGACAACCAGCGCCAATATCAGGACATGGGCGACCAGCGGGTCGATAATTTCGCTCGCAGCGGCGGCTATGACGACTTCGGCGGCGGAGATCGCGGCTGGGGTGGCGACGACCGCGGGGGTGGCGGCGGCTGGGGCGGCGGCGACCGCGGTTTTGGCGGTGGTGGCTTCGGCGGCGGCGGTTTCCACGGTGGCGGTTTCGGCGGCGGTGGCTTCCGGCGCTGA
- a CDS encoding class I fructose-bisphosphate aldolase, which yields MTASLDEIAYKLCANGKGLLAADESSSTIKRRFDAIGVESTFDNRRDYREMLFRSDEAMRDYISGVILYDETIRQNAKDGTPLVKLIEAAGSIPGIKVDLGARPQPGASGETITEGLDGLGERFKEYYELGARFAKWRAVIDIGTHIPSYTSIIANAQALARYAALAQAANIVPIVEPEVLMDGDHDIDRCYEVTEWVLKEVFQQLFYARIRLEGMVLKPNMVVPGKKSPKQVSVQEVAEKTIRCLKNCVPSAVPGIAFLSGGQSDEEATAHLDAMVRTGGYPWPMTFSYGRALQAAPQKAWAGKPENVAAGQAAFTHRARMNYLAALGQWSAEIEQKKAA from the coding sequence ATGACGGCAAGCCTCGACGAAATCGCCTATAAACTGTGTGCGAATGGCAAGGGTCTGCTTGCCGCAGACGAGAGTTCTAGCACCATCAAGCGGCGTTTCGACGCGATCGGGGTCGAATCCACCTTCGACAACCGCCGCGACTACCGTGAAATGCTGTTCCGCTCCGACGAGGCGATGCGGGACTACATTTCCGGCGTGATCCTGTACGACGAGACCATCCGCCAGAACGCCAAGGACGGCACCCCGCTGGTGAAGCTGATCGAGGCCGCCGGTTCCATTCCCGGCATCAAGGTCGATCTCGGTGCCAGGCCGCAGCCGGGCGCTTCCGGCGAGACCATCACCGAGGGCCTCGACGGCCTCGGTGAGCGCTTCAAGGAGTATTACGAGCTCGGCGCCCGCTTCGCGAAGTGGCGTGCGGTGATCGATATCGGCACCCACATTCCGAGCTACACCTCGATCATCGCCAATGCGCAGGCGCTGGCCCGCTACGCGGCGCTGGCCCAGGCAGCCAACATCGTCCCGATCGTCGAGCCGGAAGTGCTGATGGACGGCGACCACGACATCGACCGTTGCTACGAGGTGACGGAGTGGGTGCTGAAGGAAGTGTTCCAGCAGCTCTTCTATGCCCGCATCCGGCTCGAAGGCATGGTGCTGAAGCCGAACATGGTGGTGCCCGGCAAGAAGTCGCCGAAGCAGGTCTCGGTGCAGGAAGTCGCCGAGAAGACCATTCGCTGCCTGAAGAATTGCGTGCCGTCGGCGGTGCCGGGCATCGCCTTCCTGTCCGGCGGCCAGTCGGACGAGGAGGCCACCGCCCATCTCGACGCCATGGTGCGCACCGGCGGCTATCCCTGGCCGATGACCTTCTCCTATGGCCGCGCCTTGCAGGCGGCACCGCAGAAGGCGTGGGCCGGCAAGCCGGAGAACGTCGCCGCCGGCCAGGCCGCCTTCACTCACCGCGCCCGGATGAACTACCTCGCCGCCCTTGGCCAGTGGAGCGCCGAGATCGAGCAGAAGAAGGCGGCCTGA
- a CDS encoding phosphoglycerate kinase, producing the protein MTHAKPNVSTFRTLDDADVANKRVLVRVDLNVPVEDGRVTDDTRIRAVLSTIGEIADKGGKVILLAHFGRPKGVDPKLSLEPIAGEVASRLGRPVAFCPETIGEKAEAAVAALKPGEVLLLENTRFDPREEKNDPAFVAALAELGDLYVNDAFATAHRAHASTEGIAHHLPAYAGRCMQEEIEALAKALEAPERPVMAVVGGAKVSSKLELLGNLVKKVDLLVIGGGMANTFLAADGTDVGKSLCEHDLGATARSIVEKAKAAGCEIVLPVDAVVAKEFKAHADNRVVPVDGVDSDEMILDAGPTSVANVVEKLKGVKTVVWNGPFGAFELSPFDMATVEVAKAAAELTDAGRVLSVAGGGDTVAALNHAGVAERFTYVSTAGGAFLEWLEGKALPGVEALRR; encoded by the coding sequence ATGACCCACGCCAAGCCGAACGTCTCTACCTTCCGTACCCTCGACGATGCCGACGTCGCCAATAAGCGCGTGCTGGTCCGCGTCGATCTCAATGTCCCGGTCGAGGATGGCCGCGTCACCGACGACACTCGCATCCGGGCGGTGCTGTCGACGATCGGCGAGATCGCGGACAAAGGCGGCAAGGTGATCCTGCTCGCCCATTTCGGCCGCCCCAAGGGCGTCGATCCCAAGCTCTCGCTGGAGCCGATAGCCGGCGAAGTTGCCTCTCGCCTCGGCAGGCCGGTCGCCTTCTGTCCGGAGACCATCGGCGAGAAGGCCGAAGCCGCGGTCGCCGCGCTCAAGCCCGGCGAGGTACTGCTGCTGGAGAACACCCGCTTCGATCCGCGCGAGGAGAAGAACGATCCCGCCTTCGTCGCGGCGCTGGCGGAGCTCGGCGACCTCTATGTGAACGACGCCTTCGCCACCGCCCACCGTGCCCACGCCTCGACCGAGGGCATCGCCCATCATCTCCCGGCTTATGCTGGCCGCTGCATGCAGGAGGAGATCGAGGCGCTCGCCAAAGCGCTCGAGGCACCGGAGCGCCCGGTGATGGCGGTGGTCGGCGGCGCCAAGGTGTCGTCGAAGCTCGAATTGCTCGGCAATCTGGTGAAGAAGGTCGACCTGCTGGTCATTGGCGGTGGCATGGCCAACACCTTCCTGGCGGCTGACGGCACCGATGTCGGCAAGTCGCTGTGCGAGCATGACCTTGGCGCCACCGCCCGCTCCATCGTCGAGAAGGCGAAAGCCGCCGGCTGCGAGATCGTGCTGCCGGTAGATGCCGTGGTCGCCAAGGAGTTCAAGGCCCACGCCGACAACCGCGTGGTGCCGGTCGACGGCGTCGACAGCGACGAGATGATTCTCGATGCCGGCCCCACCTCGGTGGCCAATGTCGTCGAGAAGCTGAAGGGCGTGAAGACCGTGGTGTGGAACGGTCCGTTCGGCGCCTTCGAGCTCTCTCCCTTCGACATGGCGACGGTCGAGGTGGCGAAGGCGGCGGCCGAGCTTACCGATGCGGGCCGCGTGCTCTCCGTCGCCGGCGGTGGCGACACCGTGGCGGCGCTGAACCATGCCGGCGTCGCCGAACGCTTCACCTATGTCTCAACCGCGGGCGGCGCCTTTCTCGAATGGCTGGAAGGCAAGGCGCTGCCGGGGGTGGAGGCACTGCGCCGATAG
- the gap gene encoding type I glyceraldehyde-3-phosphate dehydrogenase yields the protein MTVRVAINGFGRIGRNVLRAIIESGRTDIEVVAINDLGPVETNAHLFRYDSVHGRFAGEVRVDGDTIDVGRGPIKVTAVRNPAELPHAALGVDIAMECTGIFTSKEKASAHLTAGAKRVIVSAPADGADLTVVYGVNHDKLTKDHLVISNASCTTNCLAPVAKVLNDAVGIERGFMTTIHSYTGDQPTLDTMHKDLYRGRAAAMSMIPTSTGAAKAVGLVLPELNGKLDGTSIRVPTPNVSVIDFKFVAKRATTKEEINEAVQRAAAQELKGILGYTAEPNVSIDFNHDSHSSTFALDQTKVLDGTLVRVLSWYDNEWGFSNRMSDTAVALAKLI from the coding sequence ATGACGGTCAGGGTCGCCATCAACGGTTTCGGTCGCATCGGGCGCAACGTGTTGCGCGCCATCATCGAATCCGGTCGTACCGATATCGAGGTCGTTGCCATCAACGATCTCGGTCCGGTCGAGACCAACGCCCATCTGTTCCGCTATGACAGCGTCCATGGCCGCTTTGCCGGCGAGGTGAGAGTCGACGGCGACACCATCGATGTCGGCCGTGGCCCCATCAAGGTGACGGCGGTGCGCAATCCGGCCGAGCTGCCGCACGCCGCGCTCGGCGTCGACATCGCCATGGAATGCACCGGCATCTTCACCTCGAAGGAGAAGGCCTCGGCCCATCTCACCGCCGGCGCCAAGCGCGTCATCGTCTCGGCGCCCGCCGACGGCGCGGACCTCACCGTCGTCTATGGCGTGAACCACGACAAGCTGACGAAGGACCACCTCGTCATCTCCAACGCCTCCTGCACCACCAATTGCCTCGCGCCGGTGGCGAAGGTGCTGAACGACGCGGTCGGCATCGAGCGCGGCTTCATGACGACGATCCATTCCTACACCGGCGACCAGCCGACGCTGGACACCATGCACAAGGATCTCTACCGCGGCCGCGCCGCCGCGATGTCGATGATCCCGACCTCGACCGGCGCCGCCAAGGCGGTCGGCCTGGTGCTGCCGGAGCTGAACGGCAAGCTCGACGGCACCTCGATCCGCGTGCCGACGCCGAACGTCTCGGTGATCGACTTCAAGTTCGTCGCCAAGCGCGCGACCACCAAGGAAGAGATCAACGAGGCGGTGCAGCGCGCCGCGGCGCAGGAGCTGAAGGGCATCCTCGGCTACACCGCCGAACCGAACGTCTCGATCGACTTCAACCACGACTCCCATTCCTCAACCTTCGCGCTCGACCAGACCAAGGTGCTCGACGGCACGCTGGTGCGGGTGCTCAGCTGGTACGACAATGAATGGGGCTTCTCCAACCGCATGTCCGACACTGCGGTCGCGCTGGCGAAACTGATCTGA